The Kiloniellales bacterium genome has a window encoding:
- a CDS encoding HPr family phosphocarrier protein, producing MTDETVAEGRTIISHDVGLHARPAVKLTQLAASFSSEVRLRVGDGGDWVDAKSIVKVMKLKARTSETLFFEARGADAQQAVAALVHLVERRFDEQPA from the coding sequence ATGACTGACGAGACTGTCGCCGAGGGGCGGACCATTATCTCCCACGACGTCGGCCTGCACGCCCGCCCGGCCGTCAAGCTGACGCAGCTGGCCGCGAGCTTCTCCAGCGAGGTTCGGCTTCGGGTCGGCGACGGCGGTGACTGGGTCGACGCGAAGAGCATCGTCAAGGTGATGAAGCTCAAGGCGCGGACCAGCGAGACGCTGTTCTTCGAGGCGCGTGGCGCCGACGCGCAGCAAGCGGTCGCGGCCCTCGTCCACTTGGTCGAGCGCAGGTTCGATGAGCAGCCCGCCTGA